The Amaranthus tricolor cultivar Red isolate AtriRed21 chromosome 6, ASM2621246v1, whole genome shotgun sequence genome has a segment encoding these proteins:
- the LOC130816170 gene encoding MLP-like protein 43, translating to MSLKRRLEGEVEIKAGASDVHHEIFMSKPHHAAIAAPQFVQGCDLHEGELGKPGSVIIWSLTVGGKPIKVKNVIEEIDNEKMLVRQRTIEGDLLDEYKTITGICQVIAKDKETSIVKWAFEYEKLHPNVPELSDLLDTALAVAQHIDDHHHAQI from the exons ATGAGTTTAAAACGTAGGCTTGAGGGTGAGGTGGAGATCAAAGCAGGTGCAAGTGATGTGCACCATGAAATATTTATGAGTAAACCTCACCATGCAGCCATTGCTGCTCCTCAGTTTGTGCAGGGTTGTGACTTACATGAGGGTGAACTTGGTAAACCTGGCTCTGTTATCATTTGGAGCTTAACCGTAG GCGGGAAACCAATAAAAGTAAAGAATGTGATTGAAGAGATTGATAATGAGAAGATGTTGGTGAGGCAACGAACAATTGAAGGTGATCTGTTGGATGAGTATAAGACCATTACCGGAATATGTCAGGTTATTGCTAAGGACAAAGAAACAAGCATTGTGAAGTGGGCATTTGAATATGAGAAACTGCATCCTAATGTGCCTGAGCTCTCTGATTTGCTCGACACAGCCCTTGCTGTTGCCCAACACATTGATGATCATCACCATGCCCAAATTTGA